From one bacterium genomic stretch:
- a CDS encoding DNA gyrase subunit A — MSKKKFKKPASSAGARKKRKKQGEEKQSLELKKPNFGIGKVEVREIVEEMKDSYIDYAMSVIVSRALPDVRDGLKPVQRRILYAMHEMGLTHAAKSRKSAAVTGEVLGKFHPHGDQAVYEAAVRMAQDFSLRYPLIQGQGNFGSIDDPGEYAAMRYCVSGDTLIPTEDGLISIGKISQGRVEKIEKRVLSRDKVVNRAIKWFDSGRHQTIKIKTNHGFSLKGTANHPILVWRSGQPFGQPEFCWKLLGDIQKGDVAVLDRTSNILWPEKGVSLKSYYPRDFGARVQVKKLPEKLGVDLAHILGALVSEGTVKEKEIEFCNSDSNWINEFQHRWQRIFPDCRLHHFQRQPNSFGKKSYETLEIHSQYVVEFLRNLGLVPVKSAFKTVPWAILESPKPVVNAFLKAFFEGDGSISYSGKMTELSCISTSEVLVSQLQILLLRFGIVGTKRFDRHRNTHKLYIRGLTNYRSFRDEIGFVSRRKNGKLNAAILRLNKDYSQTDCIPFLSGFVRSGFGEEISVPEKKYLMSHNFDRYPNFRRECERIALAVRPNLEQDPRNLLENLISNNYLFDPIIEKEDGGLEEVYSLKVDSHCHSFVGNGFINHNTEMRLSRIGEEILKDIERNTVDFIDNYDGTRKEPSVLPSPLPSLLLNGSFGIAVGMATSIPTHNSREVCDALVYLLDHPKADTEDLFQFIKGPDFPTGGQIFNLKEIIEAYSQGKGPVLMRGKAEIVEHEGSGKMQIIISEIPFQVRKSTLIEQLANLVSEKKIDGIRDIRDESDKEGLRIVIDLQKSSYPQKILNYLYKFTELQRTFHLNLLALVDGIQPKVLSLVELLSYFLLHRKEVVLRRTKHDLEKARERAHVLEGLHKCLANIDAVIRLIKNSASRDEAEKNLIKRFKLSKIQANAILETKLAALAKLERKKIEEELKAIQLKIKELIEILKSPERIKAIIKKELGEIKQVFGDERRTKLVAREVEEIAEADLVPQEETVITLTAGGYIKRINPSVYKLQKRGGKGILGMKTAQEDIVEHFVPAMTHDDLFFFTDSGKVFRAQAFEIPEGARVARGRGLLNFLEISSEDKILSLIASSKKDREESKYLVMGTQNGIIKKTTIEGFANVRRSGLIAITLKKGDFLRKVVKTSGADEIIIVTRKGQAIRFNEKDLREMGRQAAGIRGIRLQKGDEVVGMGVIKPSAKAASKNISKPDKKYLLVLTENGYGKRTEIEDYRLQKRGGSGIKTGKVTPKTGAIAAARVLSNEEDLIVISQKGQVIRIVIAQIPKLSRATQGVRIMKLDQGDRVASATCI; from the coding sequence ATGAGCAAAAAAAAGTTTAAAAAGCCCGCTTCATCGGCGGGAGCGCGGAAGAAGCGCAAAAAACAAGGCGAAGAAAAACAGAGCTTGGAGTTAAAAAAGCCGAATTTTGGCATCGGCAAGGTTGAAGTGCGGGAGATCGTAGAAGAGATGAAAGATTCCTATATCGACTATGCGATGTCGGTGATCGTTTCGCGTGCTTTGCCGGATGTCAGAGACGGCCTAAAACCGGTCCAGAGAAGAATCCTTTACGCTATGCACGAGATGGGATTGACCCACGCCGCAAAATCCAGAAAGTCGGCAGCAGTTACTGGGGAAGTTTTGGGAAAATTCCATCCTCACGGCGACCAAGCAGTTTATGAGGCGGCCGTCAGAATGGCTCAAGATTTTTCTTTAAGATACCCTTTAATTCAGGGCCAAGGGAATTTTGGCTCAATTGATGACCCAGGAGAATATGCGGCCATGCGTTACTGCGTTTCGGGGGATACGCTTATTCCTACAGAAGATGGCCTTATTTCTATTGGGAAAATTTCTCAAGGACGAGTAGAGAAAATTGAAAAAAGAGTTTTATCTAGAGATAAAGTGGTTAACCGAGCGATAAAATGGTTTGATAGTGGCAGACACCAAACAATAAAAATAAAAACCAACCACGGGTTTTCCCTGAAAGGTACGGCGAATCATCCTATTCTTGTTTGGCGATCTGGTCAGCCGTTTGGCCAACCAGAATTCTGTTGGAAATTATTAGGTGATATCCAAAAAGGAGACGTGGCAGTTTTGGACAGGACGAGCAATATTTTATGGCCGGAGAAGGGAGTTTCGCTCAAAAGTTATTACCCCCGTGATTTTGGCGCCAGGGTACAGGTAAAAAAGCTTCCTGAAAAGCTGGGTGTGGATTTGGCGCATATTCTCGGAGCCTTGGTTTCCGAAGGAACAGTGAAGGAAAAAGAAATCGAATTTTGCAATAGCGATAGTAATTGGATCAACGAATTCCAGCATCGGTGGCAAAGGATTTTTCCCGATTGCCGTTTGCACCATTTTCAACGGCAGCCCAACTCTTTCGGGAAAAAGTCTTATGAGACGTTGGAAATTCATTCCCAGTATGTGGTTGAATTTTTGAGGAATTTAGGACTCGTTCCGGTTAAGTCGGCCTTTAAAACCGTTCCTTGGGCCATTCTTGAATCTCCCAAACCCGTTGTTAACGCTTTCTTAAAAGCATTTTTTGAGGGAGATGGAAGTATTAGCTATAGCGGGAAAATGACTGAATTAAGCTGTATTTCAACCAGCGAGGTTCTCGTTAGCCAATTACAGATCCTTTTATTAAGGTTTGGCATAGTTGGCACTAAACGTTTTGATCGTCACCGGAACACTCACAAGCTTTATATCAGGGGGTTGACTAATTACCGGTCGTTCAGAGACGAAATCGGATTTGTTTCTCGTCGCAAGAACGGAAAGTTAAACGCGGCGATTCTTCGCCTTAACAAAGATTATTCGCAGACAGATTGCATTCCATTCCTAAGCGGATTTGTCAGGAGTGGTTTTGGCGAGGAAATTTCGGTCCCGGAAAAGAAGTATCTTATGAGTCATAATTTTGATCGTTATCCTAATTTTAGACGCGAATGCGAAAGAATCGCCTTGGCTGTACGTCCGAATTTAGAACAGGACCCGCGAAATTTATTAGAGAATTTGATCAGCAATAATTATTTATTTGATCCTATTATTGAAAAAGAAGATGGCGGTCTGGAAGAGGTTTATTCTTTGAAAGTAGACAGCCATTGTCATTCGTTTGTCGGTAACGGTTTTATTAACCACAATACGGAAATGCGTTTGTCTAGAATCGGCGAGGAAATACTCAAAGATATTGAAAGGAATACAGTTGATTTTATTGATAATTACGATGGTACCAGAAAAGAACCGAGCGTTTTGCCTTCGCCCCTGCCCAGTCTTCTTTTAAACGGTTCTTTTGGCATTGCCGTCGGCATGGCCACGAGCATTCCGACTCACAATTCGAGAGAAGTCTGCGACGCCCTTGTCTATTTGCTTGACCATCCCAAAGCCGACACCGAAGACCTTTTTCAGTTTATAAAAGGGCCGGATTTTCCGACCGGCGGCCAGATATTTAACCTCAAAGAGATTATCGAAGCCTATTCTCAGGGCAAGGGGCCGGTATTGATGCGCGGCAAGGCTGAGATTGTCGAGCACGAGGGGAGCGGGAAAATGCAGATTATCATTTCGGAAATTCCTTTCCAGGTTCGAAAATCAACCCTGATCGAGCAGCTGGCGAACCTGGTCAGCGAGAAAAAGATCGACGGCATCCGCGATATCAGAGACGAATCTGACAAAGAGGGATTAAGAATCGTCATTGACCTGCAGAAGAGTTCCTATCCCCAGAAGATCTTGAACTATCTCTACAAGTTTACCGAGTTACAAAGAACCTTTCACCTGAACCTTTTGGCTCTGGTTGACGGCATCCAGCCCAAGGTTTTATCTTTAGTGGAACTGCTGAGTTATTTTCTATTGCATCGCAAAGAAGTGGTTTTAAGAAGGACCAAGCACGATCTGGAAAAAGCCAGGGAAAGAGCCCACGTTTTAGAAGGGTTGCATAAATGCCTGGCCAACATCGATGCCGTCATCCGTCTGATCAAGAATTCAGCCAGCAGAGACGAGGCGGAAAAGAACCTGATCAAGCGTTTTAAGCTCAGTAAGATTCAGGCCAACGCCATTCTGGAAACAAAGCTGGCGGCTCTGGCGAAACTGGAAAGGAAGAAAATCGAAGAAGAATTGAAAGCGATTCAGCTGAAGATCAAGGAATTGATAGAGATTCTAAAGAGCCCGGAAAGGATAAAAGCGATTATCAAGAAAGAGCTGGGAGAAATCAAGCAGGTTTTCGGCGACGAAAGAAGAACCAAGCTGGTAGCTCGGGAGGTTGAAGAGATCGCCGAGGCCGACCTCGTTCCCCAGGAAGAAACGGTCATCACTCTGACCGCCGGAGGCTACATCAAAAGGATCAATCCCTCTGTTTACAAACTTCAAAAAAGAGGCGGCAAAGGCATTTTGGGGATGAAGACCGCCCAAGAAGACATTGTCGAGCATTTTGTTCCGGCGATGACTCACGACGACCTCTTCTTTTTCACCGATTCGGGCAAGGTTTTCAGGGCTCAGGCTTTTGAGATTCCGGAGGGCGCCAGAGTCGCCCGCGGCCGGGGACTTCTGAATTTCTTGGAAATCTCTTCCGAAGACAAAATTCTTTCTCTGATCGCCTCGAGCAAAAAGGACAGAGAGGAATCCAAGTATCTGGTCATGGGGACCCAAAACGGTATAATAAAGAAAACCACTATCGAAGGCTTTGCCAACGTCAGGAGGTCAGGATTGATCGCCATCACCCTTAAAAAGGGAGACTTTTTAAGAAAAGTGGTTAAGACCTCAGGAGCAGATGAAATTATCATTGTTACCAGAAAAGGCCAGGCGATCCGCTTCAATGAAAAAGACCTGAGGGAAATGGGAAGACAGGCAGCCGGCATCAGAGGAATTAGGTTGCAAAAAGGAGACGAGGTAGTCGGCATGGGAGTGATTAAGCCTTCGGCCAAGGCCGCGTCGAAGAATATATCAAAGCCGGATAAAAAATACTTGCTAGTGCTCACCGAAAACGGTTACGGCAAGAGAACCGAGATTGAAGATTACAGGTTGCAGAAAAGAGGAGGGTCTGGCATCAAAACCGGCAAAGTTACCCCAAAGACCGGGGCGATCGCTGCCGCCAGAGTCCTTTCGAACGAAGAGGATTTGATAGTCATTTCTCAAAAAGGCCAGGTTATCAGGATCGTCATCGCCCAGATTCCCAAATTATCCAGAGCAACCCAGGGAGTCAGGATCATGAAGCTTGACCAGGGAGACCGTGTTGCTTCCGCAACCTGTATCTAA
- a CDS encoding Hsp20/alpha crystallin family protein, with protein MASFFEKLIGGQNQEEEKPAEKKSAPKSFYEKPAKKSLKSKAPPKDIEEGEEESPKEGEKKSRRPQIEEEIKAGAKEPEIWEEAETEPAEKLVKKPSLKESDWPLSEGQLAIDVYQTEKEIVIQSAIGGVKPNDLEITIENGIVQIKGSRQKSETIEKDNYFIQECHWGSFSRQFVLPSEVDASRAEANLKDGILIIRIPKIQREKVTKLLIKE; from the coding sequence ATGGCTTCATTTTTCGAAAAGCTAATCGGCGGACAGAACCAAGAAGAAGAAAAACCGGCAGAGAAAAAATCTGCTCCGAAATCTTTTTATGAGAAACCGGCAAAAAAGAGCCTAAAATCCAAGGCCCCGCCGAAAGACATCGAAGAAGGCGAGGAAGAATCTCCAAAAGAGGGTGAAAAGAAGAGCCGCCGTCCGCAGATTGAAGAAGAAATTAAGGCGGGGGCAAAAGAGCCGGAAATCTGGGAAGAAGCTGAAACGGAACCTGCGGAAAAACTCGTCAAAAAGCCTTCTTTAAAAGAAAGTGACTGGCCCCTGTCGGAAGGGCAGCTGGCAATTGACGTTTATCAGACAGAAAAGGAAATCGTCATCCAGTCGGCTATCGGCGGAGTCAAGCCGAATGACCTGGAAATTACCATTGAAAACGGCATTGTTCAGATAAAAGGCAGCCGCCAGAAATCGGAAACCATTGAAAAAGATAACTACTTTATCCAGGAATGCCACTGGGGGTCTTTTTCCCGCCAGTTTGTCCTGCCTTCCGAGGTTGACGCCTCAAGGGCGGAAGCAAACCTGAAAGACGGCATCCTGATTATCAGGATTCCAAAGATCCAAAGGGAAAAGGTAACCAAATTGTTGATAAAAGAGTAA
- the ftsH gene encoding ATP-dependent zinc metalloprotease FtsH gives MKQLLKNFFLVVMIFLAVSAVFSFLGQPKSVPQQLSLSQLVDQINQERVKTILVEGNNLKITFVDESQAAVQKEEEASLSQTLVNYGVDKIKLEKLGIEVKKDDQTVIEIVQTLSFILPLVFFGLFFWLMFRQTKVGAAQAFDFTKAKARLFGAEGHPQEKITFRDVAGLKEAKEELKEVVDFLKYPKKFLAMGAKIPKGVLLVGPPGTGKTMLSRAVANEAGVPFFSISGSEFVELFVGVGASRVRSLFDQAKKAGRSIIFIDEIDSIGKMRGFGIAGSHEEREQTLNQILAEMDGFERDDGRIVLAATNRGEILDPALLRPGRFDRRIVLDLPDINDREEILKIHCRGKPLSSNINLREVAERTPGFSGAELANVANEAAILAARKNKTQVSQEDLLESIEKVLLGPERKSHILSKREKEITAFHEVGHALVAAFSPNVEPVRKISIIARGMAAGYTIKVPSEERKIRSKTEFLAEIAVSLGGYVAEKLKFGEITTGAANDLEKASILARKLVKEYGMSSLGPISFVEQPDEFFWARESFQKPYSEQVALKIDKEVERFINQSEKAAKKILKKKKGLMEKVARVLIEKEIIERGEFESLIGQKQNEEKPKQKAKPVNLKVKIKAV, from the coding sequence ATGAAGCAACTGCTCAAAAATTTCTTCCTCGTCGTCATGATCTTCCTGGCTGTTTCGGCTGTTTTTTCTTTTCTCGGCCAGCCGAAAAGCGTTCCCCAGCAACTCTCGCTGTCCCAGCTGGTAGACCAAATCAACCAGGAAAGGGTGAAAACAATTCTCGTCGAAGGCAATAATCTCAAAATCACTTTTGTGGACGAAAGCCAGGCCGCTGTCCAGAAAGAAGAAGAAGCATCCTTGTCGCAAACTTTGGTCAACTACGGCGTTGATAAAATAAAACTTGAAAAGCTGGGGATCGAAGTGAAAAAGGACGACCAAACCGTGATCGAGATTGTCCAAACCCTATCCTTTATCCTGCCGCTCGTCTTTTTCGGGCTGTTCTTCTGGCTGATGTTCCGCCAGACGAAAGTCGGCGCCGCCCAGGCTTTTGATTTTACCAAAGCTAAAGCCAGGCTTTTCGGAGCCGAAGGCCATCCCCAAGAAAAAATCACTTTTCGGGACGTCGCCGGCCTCAAAGAGGCGAAAGAAGAACTAAAAGAAGTTGTCGACTTCCTGAAATACCCGAAAAAATTCCTGGCTATGGGGGCCAAAATCCCCAAAGGAGTTTTATTGGTGGGACCGCCCGGAACGGGCAAAACAATGTTGTCGCGTGCCGTCGCCAATGAAGCCGGGGTTCCTTTCTTTTCCATTTCCGGTTCCGAATTCGTCGAGCTATTTGTTGGTGTCGGCGCAAGCCGAGTACGGAGTTTGTTCGACCAAGCTAAAAAAGCCGGGCGGTCAATTATTTTCATTGATGAAATCGACAGTATCGGAAAAATGAGAGGCTTCGGGATAGCTGGCAGCCACGAGGAAAGAGAGCAGACCCTCAATCAAATCCTAGCCGAAATGGACGGTTTTGAAAGAGACGACGGCCGAATCGTGCTCGCGGCCACGAACCGCGGAGAAATTCTAGACCCCGCTCTCTTGCGGCCGGGTCGGTTCGACCGGAGAATCGTGCTCGACCTGCCCGACATTAATGACAGAGAGGAAATCCTAAAAATTCACTGCCGGGGAAAGCCTTTGAGCTCTAATATTAATCTGAGAGAAGTGGCGGAAAGAACTCCCGGGTTTTCCGGGGCTGAACTGGCAAATGTCGCCAATGAAGCCGCTATTCTGGCTGCCAGAAAAAACAAAACCCAGGTTTCTCAGGAAGATCTCCTGGAATCGATCGAAAAAGTCCTGCTGGGACCGGAAAGAAAAAGCCACATCCTCTCAAAAAGGGAAAAAGAAATCACTGCTTTTCACGAAGTCGGCCACGCTCTGGTCGCTGCCTTTTCTCCGAATGTCGAACCGGTCAGAAAAATTTCTATCATTGCCAGGGGAATGGCCGCCGGCTACACCATAAAAGTTCCTTCCGAAGAAAGAAAAATCAGAAGCAAGACCGAGTTTTTGGCAGAAATCGCTGTTTCCCTGGGCGGTTATGTTGCCGAAAAGCTAAAGTTCGGCGAGATTACCACCGGAGCCGCCAACGATCTTGAAAAAGCTTCTATTTTAGCCAGAAAACTGGTCAAAGAATACGGCATGTCCTCTTTGGGCCCGATTAGTTTTGTCGAACAGCCCGATGAATTCTTTTGGGCCAGAGAGTCGTTCCAAAAACCCTATTCCGAACAAGTGGCCTTGAAAATCGACAAGGAAGTGGAAAGATTCATCAACCAGTCGGAAAAAGCTGCCAAGAAAATCCTTAAAAAGAAAAAGGGGTTGATGGAAAAAGTGGCCAGGGTCCTGATCGAAAAGGAAATTATTGAAAGGGGGGAGTTCGAAAGCTTAATCGGCCAAAAACAAAACGAAGAAAAGCCTAAGCAAAAAGCCAAGCCTGTAAATTTAAAAGTGAAAATAAAAGCAGTATAG
- a CDS encoding class I SAM-dependent methyltransferase — protein MEFLNPEQVLNQLELSESMLAADFGCGAGGWAIPLAKKLRTGKVYAIDIQEEALSALRTKIDTARLNNLKLIRADLEQGVGSSIQANLLDLVLETNLLFQANDKKKVVEEAKRVLKQGGELLVVDWKPQAKMGPEGGRISPSEVEELAKSLGFVLDREIEAGSHHYGLLFKKPR, from the coding sequence ATGGAATTTTTAAATCCAGAACAAGTCCTTAATCAATTAGAATTGTCAGAAAGCATGCTGGCTGCGGATTTTGGCTGCGGGGCCGGCGGCTGGGCTATTCCTCTGGCGAAAAAGCTGAGAACGGGCAAAGTTTATGCTATCGACATCCAGGAAGAAGCTCTTTCCGCCTTGAGAACAAAAATAGACACGGCAAGATTGAATAATTTAAAATTAATCAGGGCCGATCTAGAACAGGGAGTGGGAAGTTCAATCCAAGCTAATCTTTTGGACTTGGTTTTGGAGACCAATCTTTTGTTTCAGGCGAACGACAAAAAAAAGGTCGTCGAAGAAGCAAAAAGAGTTTTAAAGCAGGGTGGCGAGCTTTTGGTGGTTGATTGGAAACCGCAAGCTAAGATGGGCCCCGAAGGCGGCAGAATCAGCCCCTCGGAAGTAGAAGAACTTGCCAAAAGCCTCGGGTTTGTCTTAGATAGAGAAATCGAGGCTGGAAGCCATCATTACGGATTGCTTTTCAAGAAACCGCGATAA
- a CDS encoding MBL fold metallo-hydrolase: protein MQIIWRGQSCFQILTTSGKDNQVSLVIDPFGEDYGLRVPDLAADIVLVTHDHQDHNNLGAVKGKPFLIDGPGEYEIKGVYVQGVPAFHDKNFGKDRGRVTIYSFESEGMRVCHLGDFGQKELFPEQIEDIGEVDVLLIPVGGVYTIGAQEALKVISQIEPKIVIPMHYSLPKLKVKLEGVDKFLKAMGKKAQEPLPKLTVKKKDIMASEETKIIVLRA from the coding sequence ATGCAAATTATTTGGAGAGGCCAATCCTGTTTTCAGATTTTGACAACCTCGGGCAAGGACAACCAGGTTTCCTTGGTTATCGACCCTTTTGGCGAAGATTATGGCTTGAGGGTTCCAGATCTGGCGGCCGACATCGTTCTCGTCACCCACGACCATCAAGACCACAACAATCTCGGGGCGGTCAAAGGCAAACCTTTTTTAATTGACGGCCCGGGAGAGTACGAGATAAAAGGCGTTTACGTCCAGGGGGTGCCGGCTTTTCACGACAAGAATTTCGGCAAAGACAGAGGCAGGGTGACGATTTACAGCTTTGAGAGCGAGGGAATGAGGGTCTGCCATTTGGGGGATTTCGGCCAGAAAGAACTCTTCCCGGAGCAGATCGAGGACATCGGCGAAGTCGACGTCCTGCTGATTCCGGTCGGCGGCGTCTATACGATCGGAGCCCAAGAAGCCCTGAAAGTTATCAGTCAGATCGAGCCGAAGATCGTCATTCCGATGCATTATTCTCTGCCCAAGCTCAAAGTCAAGCTGGAGGGCGTAGATAAGTTCTTGAAAGCCATGGGCAAGAAAGCCCAGGAGCCTTTGCCAAAGCTGACGGTCAAGAAAAAAGACATAATGGCCTCGGAAGAAACAAAAATAATCGTGTTAAGAGCTTAA
- a CDS encoding PrsW family intramembrane metalloprotease — MNYLLLVIFGLAPSIIWLLYFLRKDVHPEDNRQVVKIFIYGALTVLPAALIQLGIFDLTSFLKDSPWKTILTLFVGVALIEEVLKYLVVKDKIMKSPHFDEPMDLPLYLIISALGFAAVENIFVILGPGLFAMTPMRTIIISLCRFVSAVFLHALASGTLGIFLALSLYQPKNRNKFLILGFFLAIFLHGLYNFSIMVIEGNARFLIPLAILINLALVLSLGFKKLREIKSVCELQ; from the coding sequence ATGAATTATCTGCTCTTAGTCATTTTTGGCCTGGCCCCGAGCATTATTTGGCTGCTCTACTTCTTGCGCAAAGACGTCCACCCCGAAGACAACCGCCAGGTGGTCAAAATCTTTATCTACGGAGCCTTGACGGTCCTGCCGGCAGCCCTGATTCAGCTCGGCATTTTCGACCTAACCTCCTTTCTGAAAGACTCTCCCTGGAAAACGATTCTGACTCTCTTTGTCGGCGTCGCCTTGATAGAAGAGGTTCTCAAATATCTGGTCGTCAAAGACAAAATCATGAAAAGCCCCCATTTTGACGAACCGATGGATCTGCCCCTTTACTTGATCATTTCGGCCTTAGGCTTTGCCGCCGTGGAGAACATTTTTGTCATACTGGGACCTGGTCTTTTTGCCATGACGCCGATGCGGACAATCATTATTAGTTTGTGCCGCTTTGTTTCGGCGGTCTTCCTGCATGCCCTGGCTTCGGGAACTCTGGGAATTTTCCTGGCTCTTTCACTTTATCAGCCGAAGAACAGGAATAAGTTTCTGATCCTGGGATTTTTCCTGGCCATTTTCTTGCATGGACTCTATAACTTCTCTATAATGGTAATTGAGGGGAATGCCAGATTCTTAATCCCTCTTGCGATCTTAATTAATCTAGCGCTTGTCCTTTCCCTGGGCTTTAAAAAACTGAGGGAAATAAAAAGCGTCTGCGAGCTTCAATAA
- a CDS encoding S1 RNA-binding domain-containing protein, producing the protein MPNMLMEEIAKNKNELLKPPRMGEIIKGRVVGRGRSSVYVDLGGWGTGVIFGREFLQAKEILKKVKEEEELFVKVVDFENEEGFFEVSALEADREITWLRLKEKKGASENITVKILGANKGGLLASVSGINAFLPVSQLSSINYPRVEDGDAGKILRELQKFVGQEMEVKILDLDPKEEKLILSEKIKETEKIKEILENYKAGDIVDGEITGVVDFGAFVKFGPENIEGLVHISELDWQLIENPVDIVKVGQKAKLKIIDISNDKVSLSLRALKEDPWKNIEKDYEKGKIIKGKVTKFNPFGAFVEVAPKIQGLCHISEFGSKQRMEESLKIGSEYGFEVLLIDPKEHRLLLKPIA; encoded by the coding sequence ATGCCAAATATGTTGATGGAAGAGATAGCGAAAAATAAAAACGAGCTGCTGAAGCCTCCGAGGATGGGAGAAATCATTAAAGGCAGGGTCGTCGGCCGGGGCCGATCTTCTGTTTATGTTGACTTGGGGGGTTGGGGAACCGGCGTGATCTTCGGCAGAGAGTTTTTGCAGGCAAAAGAGATTTTAAAGAAAGTTAAGGAAGAAGAGGAGCTTTTTGTCAAAGTTGTCGATTTTGAAAACGAGGAAGGCTTCTTCGAGGTCTCGGCTCTTGAGGCCGACCGCGAAATCACCTGGCTGAGGCTGAAAGAAAAAAAAGGCGCCAGCGAAAACATCACGGTAAAAATCCTCGGAGCCAATAAAGGGGGGCTGCTCGCCAGCGTTTCCGGCATCAACGCTTTCCTGCCGGTTTCCCAGCTGAGCTCCATCAACTACCCAAGAGTGGAAGACGGCGACGCCGGCAAGATTTTAAGAGAACTTCAGAAATTCGTCGGCCAGGAAATGGAAGTAAAAATCCTCGACCTAGACCCCAAAGAGGAAAAACTAATTCTCTCTGAGAAAATCAAAGAAACGGAGAAAATCAAAGAGATCCTCGAAAACTACAAAGCGGGCGACATTGTCGACGGCGAGATAACCGGGGTTGTCGATTTCGGCGCCTTTGTCAAATTCGGCCCGGAAAACATCGAAGGATTAGTCCACATTTCCGAACTTGACTGGCAGCTGATCGAAAATCCCGTAGACATTGTCAAAGTCGGCCAGAAAGCCAAACTGAAAATTATCGACATCTCAAACGATAAGGTTTCTTTGTCGTTGAGAGCTTTGAAAGAAGACCCCTGGAAAAATATTGAAAAAGACTACGAAAAAGGGAAAATCATCAAGGGAAAAGTGACTAAGTTCAATCCTTTTGGAGCTTTTGTCGAGGTGGCGCCGAAAATCCAGGGGCTCTGCCACATCTCTGAATTCGGAAGCAAGCAAAGAATGGAAGAATCACTCAAGATAGGCTCTGAATATGGTTTTGAGGTGCTCTTGATCGATCCTAAGGAGCACCGCCTCCTTTTAAAGCCGATCGCCTAA